The following are encoded in a window of Sinomonas cyclohexanicum genomic DNA:
- the valS gene encoding valine--tRNA ligase encodes MPEAAITGTDTPERTPTNVPDKPALEGLEAKLTERWSSEGTYRFNPETTRSEVYSIDTPPPTASGSLHVGHMFSYTQADLLARYQRMTGKNVFYPMGWDDNGLPTERRVQNYYGVRCDPAIPYDPGYRPPAQPAKNQRDFDVISRRNFIQLCEELAVEDEKVFENLFKTLGLSVDWDMTYRTIDDASRGVAQRAFLRNFAAGDAYLAEAPTLWDVTFRTAVAQAELEDREVPGAYYRYAFTAHDGAPVHIETTRPELLAACAALVAHPDDERYQHLFGTTVTSPLFGVEVEVRAHPLAKPDKGSGIAMVCTFGDLTDVTWWRELQLPTRAIIGRDGRLAQEAPEWITSEDGRAAYARIAGKTAFSAKEGVVEMLSERGLLDGEPKKILHPVNFYEKGDKPLEVVTSRQWYIRNGGRDEDRRATFLARGRELEWHPAFMRSRYENWVEGLNGDWLVSRQRFFGVPIPVWYRLDSEGNPDYENPIVPDDASLPVDPVAEPAPGFDESQRGVAGGFTGDPDVLDTWATSSLTPQIVGRWSRDDAFFSHVFPFDLRPQAHEIIRTWLFSTVVRGEELHGTAPWKHAAISGWVLDPDRKKMSKSKGNVVVPTDILDEYGADAVRYWAASAKLGADTAFEVAQMKIGRRLAIKILNASKFVLGLGATQDTVLASGTDPVLVNALDRALLAQLADIVQQAGAAFAAYDPARALQLTESFFWQFTDDYVELVKDRAYGAQGDAQKASVLAALATTLDAILRLFAPFLPFATDEVWSWWRSGSVHRAAWPVPLAVDGDRGMLPTVGQALSGLRKAKSEAKVKQRTEVMTAVVSAPADLLAQLEAGLGDLKAAANARSIELRDGAGEVTVSDVELAAVDAQ; translated from the coding sequence ATGCCTGAAGCAGCCATCACGGGTACAGACACGCCCGAGCGCACCCCGACCAATGTTCCGGACAAGCCCGCCCTCGAGGGCCTCGAGGCCAAGCTCACCGAGCGCTGGTCGTCCGAGGGGACCTACCGGTTCAATCCCGAGACCACGCGCTCCGAGGTCTACTCGATCGACACTCCCCCGCCGACCGCCTCAGGGTCCCTCCACGTGGGCCACATGTTCTCGTACACCCAGGCGGACCTGCTCGCCCGGTACCAGCGGATGACGGGCAAGAACGTCTTCTACCCGATGGGCTGGGACGACAACGGCCTGCCGACCGAGCGGCGAGTCCAGAACTACTACGGCGTCCGGTGCGACCCTGCGATCCCGTACGACCCCGGCTACCGCCCGCCAGCACAGCCGGCCAAGAACCAGCGCGACTTCGACGTCATCTCCCGCCGGAACTTCATCCAGCTGTGCGAGGAGCTCGCGGTCGAGGACGAGAAGGTCTTCGAGAACCTGTTCAAGACCCTCGGGCTCTCGGTGGACTGGGACATGACGTACCGCACGATCGACGACGCCTCACGCGGCGTCGCCCAGCGCGCGTTCCTGAGGAACTTCGCTGCGGGAGACGCCTACCTCGCCGAGGCACCGACTCTTTGGGACGTGACGTTCCGCACGGCCGTGGCCCAGGCCGAGCTCGAGGACCGCGAGGTCCCCGGCGCGTACTACCGCTACGCCTTCACGGCGCACGACGGCGCGCCCGTCCACATCGAGACGACCCGCCCCGAGCTGTTGGCCGCCTGCGCGGCGCTCGTGGCCCATCCCGACGACGAGCGCTACCAGCACCTCTTCGGAACCACCGTGACCTCGCCGCTGTTCGGCGTCGAGGTCGAGGTCAGGGCCCACCCGCTCGCGAAGCCGGACAAGGGCTCCGGCATCGCGATGGTGTGCACGTTCGGCGACCTCACCGACGTCACGTGGTGGCGCGAGCTCCAGCTGCCCACCCGCGCGATCATCGGCCGCGACGGCCGGCTCGCCCAGGAGGCCCCCGAGTGGATCACGAGCGAGGACGGCCGGGCCGCCTACGCCAGGATTGCGGGCAAGACCGCGTTCTCCGCGAAGGAGGGCGTCGTGGAGATGCTGTCCGAGCGCGGGCTCCTCGACGGAGAGCCCAAGAAGATCCTCCACCCGGTGAACTTCTACGAGAAGGGCGACAAGCCCCTCGAGGTCGTCACCTCCCGCCAGTGGTACATCCGCAACGGCGGGCGCGACGAGGACCGGCGGGCGACCTTCCTCGCCCGCGGACGCGAACTCGAGTGGCACCCGGCCTTCATGCGTTCGCGCTATGAGAACTGGGTCGAAGGCCTCAACGGCGACTGGCTCGTCTCGCGGCAGCGCTTCTTCGGCGTGCCGATCCCGGTCTGGTACCGCCTCGATTCCGAGGGCAACCCGGACTACGAGAACCCGATCGTTCCCGACGACGCCTCGCTCCCGGTCGACCCGGTCGCCGAGCCCGCTCCCGGCTTCGACGAGTCCCAGCGCGGCGTGGCAGGCGGCTTCACGGGCGACCCGGACGTGCTCGACACGTGGGCCACGTCCTCGCTCACGCCCCAGATCGTTGGCCGGTGGAGCCGGGACGATGCCTTTTTCTCCCATGTGTTCCCGTTCGATCTTCGCCCCCAGGCCCACGAGATCATCCGCACGTGGCTGTTCTCCACCGTGGTCCGCGGCGAGGAGCTGCATGGCACGGCGCCGTGGAAGCACGCGGCGATCTCGGGCTGGGTCCTCGACCCGGACCGGAAGAAGATGTCCAAGTCCAAGGGCAACGTGGTGGTCCCGACCGACATCCTCGACGAGTACGGCGCGGATGCTGTGCGCTATTGGGCGGCCTCGGCGAAGCTCGGCGCGGACACTGCGTTCGAGGTCGCCCAGATGAAGATCGGCCGCCGCCTCGCCATCAAGATCCTCAACGCGTCCAAGTTCGTCCTTGGGCTCGGCGCCACGCAGGACACGGTGCTCGCTTCCGGTACGGACCCGGTCCTCGTGAACGCCCTGGACCGGGCACTCCTGGCCCAGCTGGCGGATATCGTGCAGCAGGCCGGTGCCGCGTTCGCGGCGTACGATCCCGCCCGGGCCCTGCAGCTGACGGAGTCGTTCTTCTGGCAGTTCACAGACGACTATGTCGAGCTCGTCAAGGACCGCGCCTACGGAGCTCAGGGAGACGCCCAGAAGGCATCCGTGCTCGCGGCCCTGGCCACGACGCTCGACGCGATCCTCCGCCTGTTCGCCCCCTTCCTCCCGTTCGCCACGGACGAGGTGTGGAGCTGGTGGCGCTCGGGGTCGGTCCACCGTGCGGCGTGGCCCGTCCCGCTGGCTGTGGACGGCGATCGCGGCATGCTGCCGACCGTCGGTCAGGCGCTTTCGGGCCTCCGTAAGGCCAAGTCCGAGGCGAAGGTGAAGCAGCGCACCGAGGTGATGACCGCCGTCGTGTCCGCCCCGGCGGATCTGCTGGCCCAGCTCGAGGCCGGTCTGGGCGACCTCAAGGCGGCCGCGAACGCTCGGTCGATCGAGCTCCGTGACGGTGCCGGGGAGGTCACTGTGAGCGACGTGGAGCTCGCCGCGGTCGACGCCCAATAG